One region of Eulemur rufifrons isolate Redbay chromosome 1, OSU_ERuf_1, whole genome shotgun sequence genomic DNA includes:
- the EEF1B2 gene encoding elongation factor 1-beta: MGFGDLKSPAGLQVLNDYLADKSYIEGYVPSQADVAVFEAVSGPPPADLCHALRWYNHIKSYEKEKASLPGVKKALGKYGPADMEDTTGNGATDSKDDDDDIDLFGSDDEEESEEAKRLREERLAQYESKKAKKPALVAKSSILLDVKPWDDETDMAKLEECVRSIQADGLVWGSSKLVPVGYGIKKLQIQCVVEDDKVGTDMLEEQITAFEDYVQSMDVAAFNKI; the protein is encoded by the exons ATGGGTTTCGGAGACCTAAAAAGCCCCGCCGGCCTCCAGGTGCTCAACGATTACCTGGCGGACAAGAGCTACATCGAGGG GTATGTGCCATCACAAGCAGATGTGGCAGTATTTGAAGCAGTCTCTGGCCCGCCGCCTGCCGACTTGTGTCATGCCCTGCGTTGGTATAATCACATCAAATCTTATGAAAAGGAAAAGGCCAG ctTGCCAGGAGTGAAGAAAGCTTTGGGCAAGTATGGCCCTGCTGATATGGAAGACACTACAGGAAACGGAGCTACAGATAGCAAAGATGATGATGACGACATTGATCTCTTTGGATCTGATGATGAGGAG GAAAGCGAAGAAGCAAAGAGACTGAGGGAAGAACGCCTTGCACAGTATGAATCAAAGAAAGCCAAAA aacctGCACTTGTTGCCAAGTCTTCCATCTTATTAGATGTGAAACCGTGGGATGATGAGACAGATATGGCAAAATTAGAGGAGTGTGTCAGAAGCATTCAAGCAGACGGCTTGGTCTGGGGCTCCT CTAAACTAGTTCCAGTGGGATATGGAATTAAAAAACTTCAAATACAGTGTGTTGTTGAAGATGATAAAGTTGGAACTGATATGCTAGAGGAGCAGATCACTGCTTTTGAGGACTACGTGCAGTCCATGGACGTGGCTGCTTTCAACAAGATCTAA
- the CMKLR2 gene encoding chemerin-like receptor 2, giving the protein MEDLEETLFEEFENYSYALEYYSPEYDLEEKGHLGVVHWVSLVLYCLAFVLGVPGNAIVIWFTGFKWKKTVTTLWFLNLAIADFIFVLFLPLYISYVAMNFHWPFGIWLCKANSFIAQLNMFASVFFLTVISLDRYVHLIHPLLSHRHRTLKNSLIVVIFIWLLASLIGGPALYFRDTVVVNNHTLCYNNFHEHDPDLTVIRHHALTWVKFIVGYLFPLLTMSICYLCLICKVKKRSILVSSKHFWTVLAVVVAFLICWTPYHLFSIWELTIHHSSHFHQVLQAGIPLSTGLAFLNSCLNPILYVLISKKFQARFRASVAEILKHTLWEVSCSGTVSEQLRNSETKNLCLLETAQ; this is encoded by the coding sequence ATGGAAGATCTAGAGGAAACATTATTTGAAGAATTTGAGAACTATTCCTATGCCCTGGAATATTACTCTCCGGAGTATGATTTGGAGGAGAAAGGCCACCTGGGAGTTGTTCACTGGGTTTCCCTGGTGTTATATTGTTTAGCATTTGTTCTGGGAGTTCCTGGAAATGCCATTGTCATTTGGTTCACGGGATTCAAGTGGAAGAAGACAGTGACCACTCTCTGGTTCCTCAATCTGGCCATTGcagatttcatttttgttctcttcctgcctctgtACATCTCTTATGTAGCCATGAATTTCCACTGGCCCTTTGGCATCTGGTTGTGCAAGGCCAATTCCTTCATTGCCCAGTTGAACATGTTTGCCAGTGTTTTTTTCTTGACGGTGATCAGCCTGGACCGCTATGTCCATTTGATCCATCCTCTCTTGTCTCATCGGCACCGAACCCTAAAGAACTCCCTAATTGTTGTTATATTCATCTGGCTTTTGGCTTCTCTAATTGGTGGCCCTGCCCTATACTTCCGGGACACTGTGGTGGTCAATAATCACACTCTTTGCTATAACAATTTCCACGAGCATGATCCTGACCTCACTGTGATAAGGCACCATGCTCTGACCTGGGTGAAATTTATTGTTGGGTATCTCTTCCCTTTGCTAACAATGAGTATTTGCTACCTGtgtctcatctgcaaagtgaagAAGCGAAGCATCCTGGTCTCCAGTAAGCATTTCTGGACAGTCCTGGCTGTAGTTGTGGCCTTTTTGATTTGCTGGACTCCTTATCACCTATTTAGCATTTGGGAGCTCACCATTCACCACAGCAGCCATTTCCACCAGGTGCTGCAGGCTGGAATCCCCCTCTCCACCGGCTTGGCATTCCTCAACAGTTGCTTAAACCCCATCCTTTATGTCCTAATTAGTAAAAAGTTCCAAGCTCGCTTCCGGGCCTCAGTTGCTGAGATACTAAAGCATACGCTGTGGGAAGTGAGTTGTTCTGGCACAGTGAGTGAACAACTCAGAAACTCTGAAACCAAGAATCTGTGTCTCCTGGAAACAGCCCAATGA